Part of the Candidatus Melainabacteria bacterium genome, ACAATCTGTTTCTTCTGTCGCTCGAAGATTATCTTGATAGCCTTTTCGAAAAAATGAAAATTGCAGTGGAGTCTGATCGCAATCCAGAACGGGCGCTGATCTCCTTACTGGGCTTAATGGAAATTCTCTGTTGCAAACAAGACACACCTAAAGGTTGCTTCGCAGTTAACACCGTGGTAGAGCTTAGCCAGCGTGATGCAAAAGCAAGCGAAGTACTCAAGAAACATTTGATTAGAGTGGAAAAGCTTTTGTCCAAGCTGATCTCAAATGGTCAGTTAAGTGGTGTATTCAGATCAGACCTGTCCTCGGAACATCTGGCGGAAGCGCTTTTTGTTTACATCTTCGGTATGCTCGCTCAGTCGAGAGGAATTGTAAACCAGGCGAGAACAAAGCGACTATGTGCTTTCGCTCTAACCATGCTTAAATCGCATTGAACTCTCGAAAAGCCTGATCAAAAACTGTTGGCTGCTCCGTCCGCAATCCGAAAAGAAATATCCTGAATTGAAAACAGGGAATAGTTTAAGCATCAAAAAATGCTACAAATAACTAAACGGGAACCGAACGGCCGAGTTTGGAGTCTTCTGAAGCACC contains:
- a CDS encoding TetR/AcrR family transcriptional regulator, whose translation is MARPREFDMHEAMEAAISTFWERGYEATSMDDLLNAMGLTKGSLYKAFGDKHNLFLLSLEDYLDSLFEKMKIAVESDRNPERALISLLGLMEILCCKQDTPKGCFAVNTVVELSQRDAKASEVLKKHLIRVEKLLSKLISNGQLSGVFRSDLSSEHLAEALFVYIFGMLAQSRGIVNQARTKRLCAFALTMLKSH